A genomic window from Sporosarcina sp. Marseille-Q4063 includes:
- a CDS encoding sulfate adenylyltransferase, producing the protein MSENMTTTTTKNRFADYPQQPHGGELIDRVLTGSELEEAVVRAKSLPAIMVDLEAVITLEMIATGVLSPNEGFMNEVDYKSVLTVGRLSNGLVWPVPLSFAPIGKRNKEVVKTLSIGDEVALSDENNEPVAILTIEDIFDYDKEYRASHLFGTTDRNHPGVDSIFRRMGDTALGGPIKLLRRVDWGPFEKLRLEPKDTWHEFYEEKKFRSTAGFITGANPLHRGHEYIHKNALEEIDGLLLQPLVEMAKREYTRHEFRMLSYRSVLDTYYPKGRSILAPLRVTYIFAGPRETVLHALIMKNYGCTHALIGRDHAGIGDYYDKYASHSIFDQFDPAELGIDIRLFHEVFYCTRCDSPATGQSCPHDEQYRINISGTGIREMLRHGIMPPKEIVRPESARIAIQGVQPKGLDENEVSIAPVGKTIKSMFPFYLDRVRLGGRKRATPLTVEELTNLDLEDANLDVRSNAERIYREVFEEYSSVGDTNRNLQPDWVADARVALRSQQQMVIQDLEEKIGQAPAVASDEFMYQDKAEAERELEVAKKILADMPKVLRKEDVEYRSWNLLPYKRYRGSDEPNDK; encoded by the coding sequence ATGAGTGAAAACATGACAACGACGACAACAAAAAATAGGTTTGCGGACTATCCTCAGCAACCGCATGGCGGGGAATTGATTGATAGGGTTCTAACAGGTAGCGAGCTTGAAGAGGCGGTAGTCCGCGCCAAAAGTTTACCTGCGATTATGGTTGACTTGGAAGCGGTCATTACGCTTGAAATGATTGCGACAGGCGTGTTATCACCAAATGAAGGTTTCATGAATGAAGTGGACTATAAATCTGTTCTTACTGTAGGTCGCTTGTCGAATGGTTTAGTATGGCCCGTGCCTTTAAGTTTTGCCCCAATCGGCAAACGAAACAAAGAAGTGGTGAAGACACTTTCAATCGGAGATGAAGTAGCGCTTTCTGATGAAAACAATGAGCCAGTTGCAATTCTAACAATAGAAGATATTTTTGATTATGATAAAGAATACCGTGCTTCCCATCTATTCGGCACGACAGATCGAAATCATCCAGGGGTTGACTCGATTTTTAGACGGATGGGCGATACAGCATTAGGCGGGCCGATTAAATTATTACGTCGAGTGGACTGGGGACCATTTGAAAAACTTCGTTTGGAACCAAAAGATACTTGGCATGAATTTTACGAGGAGAAAAAATTCCGTTCGACTGCCGGTTTTATTACGGGCGCCAATCCTTTGCATAGAGGCCACGAGTATATCCACAAAAATGCCCTTGAAGAAATCGATGGCTTATTATTGCAGCCATTGGTTGAGATGGCGAAACGTGAATATACGCGGCACGAATTCCGGATGTTGTCGTATCGTAGTGTGTTAGATACGTATTATCCAAAAGGACGCTCGATTCTTGCACCACTTCGAGTGACTTATATTTTCGCAGGTCCGCGTGAAACTGTTTTACATGCATTGATCATGAAAAATTATGGTTGTACGCATGCGTTAATTGGGCGGGATCATGCGGGAATCGGCGATTATTATGATAAGTACGCGAGTCATAGCATTTTCGACCAATTTGATCCGGCGGAGTTGGGCATCGATATTCGACTTTTCCATGAAGTTTTTTATTGTACGCGATGCGATAGTCCGGCAACGGGCCAGTCTTGTCCGCATGACGAACAATACCGTATCAATATTTCAGGAACGGGGATTCGCGAGATGCTTCGTCACGGAATCATGCCGCCGAAAGAAATTGTGCGTCCAGAATCGGCACGTATCGCAATTCAAGGGGTACAGCCAAAGGGACTTGACGAAAACGAGGTTTCTATTGCGCCAGTAGGAAAAACGATTAAGAGCATGTTCCCATTCTATTTAGATAGAGTGAGACTTGGAGGGCGGAAGCGTGCGACGCCGTTAACTGTAGAAGAACTGACGAATCTGGATTTAGAAGATGCGAATTTAGACGTGCGTTCCAATGCAGAACGCATTTACCGAGAAGTTTTCGAAGAGTATAGTAGTGTGGGAGATACAAACCGGAATCTTCAGCCGGACTGGGTAGCAGATGCTCGGGTTGCGTTGCGGTCTCAACAACAAATGGTTATCCAAGACTTGGAAGAAAAAATAGGGCAAGCGCCAGCAGTTGCTTCTGATGAATTCATGTATCAAGACAAAGCAGAAGCAGAGCGCGAACTCGAAGTTGCGAAAAAGATTCTTGCCGACATGCCAAAAGTTCTTCGTAAGGAAGATGTTGAATATAGAAGTTGGAACCTATTGCCTTATAAACGCTATCGGGGCAGTGACGAACCGAACGATAAGTAA
- a CDS encoding DUF3137 domain-containing protein — protein sequence MNHKFKQLYADLLISKLIDALFRSYKKPEDDGEFTYRATYSPNEHIEKSEIYQSNYFGDNHRIDGEDYIEGQLGLTTFRFSEIYVTASATRAEDTDSTVFKGVVFIADFNKAFEGSTFIFRRKFLNNTHPYAKSAGAFQIELTNHNFNKEFLVMTTDDVEDRYILSPNFVNKIQKYSDRVNGKAEFVFTDNKMFIFRETKKDQFSGKLYNSDDEARLRQIYDDFLEYFSIVDELTLNRRIWSKI from the coding sequence ATGAATCATAAATTTAAACAATTATATGCGGATTTACTTATTTCAAAACTAATCGACGCACTATTTCGAAGTTATAAAAAGCCTGAAGACGACGGCGAATTTACTTATCGAGCTACTTATAGTCCGAATGAGCATATCGAAAAAAGTGAAATATATCAAAGTAATTATTTTGGAGATAATCATCGGATTGATGGTGAAGATTATATTGAAGGACAATTGGGATTAACCACTTTTAGGTTCTCAGAAATTTATGTAACAGCTTCGGCGACTAGAGCAGAAGATACCGATTCAACTGTGTTTAAAGGGGTTGTATTTATTGCTGATTTCAACAAGGCTTTTGAAGGGAGTACGTTTATTTTCAGGAGAAAGTTCTTGAACAACACACATCCGTATGCGAAAAGTGCTGGTGCTTTTCAAATTGAACTCACTAATCATAACTTCAATAAAGAATTTCTAGTCATGACTACTGATGACGTAGAGGATCGCTATATTCTTTCACCCAACTTTGTAAATAAGATTCAGAAATATAGTGATCGTGTTAATGGGAAAGCAGAATTTGTCTTTACGGACAATAAAATGTTCATCTTTAGAGAAACGAAAAAAGATCAGTTTAGTGGCAAGCTTTATAACAGTGATGACGAAGCAAGATTAAGACAGATTTATGATGACTTCTTGGAGTATTTCTCGATTGTCGATGAATTAACGCTTAATCGACGGATATGGAGTAAAATATAA
- a CDS encoding LemA family protein, with protein METILGLFMLMLVLSFFVVAIILIYLVVQYNTFISLRNRIEEAHRAIETYLLQRFDQLSKLADTVVSYTDYEQETQMKLAKIRTNYTQMSANEKLAASNEIESFESKLKLQVENYPELKADTVYRSLTAAITDVEEKLSASRRSYNANVYQFNTKLKQFPTRMIGSYMKLHEVEMLEVSEENKVDFNLKERLGGV; from the coding sequence TTGGAAACAATTCTAGGTTTATTTATGCTGATGTTGGTTTTATCTTTTTTTGTAGTGGCCATTATTTTGATTTACTTGGTCGTACAGTACAACACATTTATTTCATTGCGAAACCGAATAGAAGAAGCGCATCGTGCGATTGAAACATATTTATTGCAACGTTTTGATCAATTATCGAAACTTGCGGATACCGTTGTGTCTTACACAGATTATGAACAAGAAACACAAATGAAATTGGCGAAAATTCGTACTAATTATACCCAGATGTCGGCGAATGAAAAACTAGCAGCATCGAACGAAATCGAAAGTTTTGAAAGTAAACTGAAATTACAAGTGGAAAATTACCCTGAATTGAAAGCGGACACAGTCTATCGTAGCTTAACAGCCGCGATTACCGATGTGGAAGAAAAATTATCTGCTAGCCGACGTTCCTATAATGCGAACGTCTACCAATTTAACACAAAGCTAAAACAGTTTCCGACACGCATGATTGGTTCTTATATGAAACTTCATGAAGTGGAAATGTTAGAAGTTTCGGAGGAAAATAAAGTAGATTTCAATTTAAAAGAAAGGTTAGGGGGTGTATAA
- a CDS encoding ring-cleaving dioxygenase, whose translation MNHLKGIHHVTAITSSAEKNYEFFTYVLGMRLVKKTVNQDDIQTYHLFFADDKGSAGTDMTFFDFPNIPKGVHGTNEISKTSFRVPTNVALDYWVKRFDRLEVKHTGITEQFGKKTLSFVDFDDQQYQLISDEFNEGVESGTPWQDGPIPLEFAITGLGPIFVRIAEFDYFKEVLEKVMVFNEIAQEDSYHLFEGGKGGNGAQVIVEHNTVLPVARQGYGTVHHAAFRVEDRDVLDEWTNRLESFGFQTSGFVDRFFFGSLYARVAPQILFEFATDGPGFMGDEPYETLGEILSLPPFLEPKREQIEKLVRPIDTVRSTIDFEKEYEK comes from the coding sequence ATGAACCATTTAAAAGGAATTCACCATGTAACTGCCATTACAAGCAGCGCAGAAAAAAACTATGAGTTTTTCACATATGTACTGGGGATGCGTTTAGTAAAAAAAACTGTCAACCAAGATGACATTCAAACCTATCACTTATTCTTTGCTGACGACAAAGGAAGTGCGGGTACAGATATGACGTTCTTCGATTTCCCGAATATCCCCAAAGGCGTACACGGAACAAATGAAATTTCAAAAACATCATTCCGTGTTCCGACGAATGTCGCGCTTGATTATTGGGTGAAACGTTTTGATCGATTGGAAGTGAAGCATACAGGCATTACTGAACAATTTGGCAAAAAGACATTATCCTTTGTTGATTTTGATGATCAACAATATCAACTGATTTCGGATGAGTTTAACGAAGGTGTCGAATCAGGAACGCCGTGGCAAGATGGCCCGATTCCACTCGAGTTTGCGATTACCGGTTTAGGACCCATTTTTGTCCGCATTGCTGAATTTGATTATTTCAAGGAAGTGTTGGAAAAAGTGATGGTCTTTAATGAAATCGCACAAGAGGATTCTTATCATTTATTCGAAGGCGGTAAGGGTGGAAATGGCGCACAAGTAATTGTTGAACATAATACAGTATTGCCAGTCGCTCGCCAAGGTTACGGCACTGTTCACCATGCGGCATTCCGTGTAGAAGATCGTGATGTGCTAGATGAATGGACAAACAGACTAGAAAGTTTCGGATTCCAAACATCAGGCTTTGTGGATCGTTTCTTTTTTGGATCGCTTTATGCGCGTGTTGCGCCGCAAATCTTATTTGAATTTGCAACAGATGGTCCAGGCTTTATGGGGGATGAGCCATACGAAACTCTTGGTGAAATCCTCTCACTACCGCCATTTTTAGAGCCAAAACGCGAGCAAATTGAGAAGTTGGTAAGACCTATTGATACAGTAAGAAGCACGATTGATTTTGAAAAAGAATATGAAAAATAA
- a CDS encoding MarR family winged helix-turn-helix transcriptional regulator: protein MKIATDELKAVTVILRTSQAIQEVIRKDVSNYGLNPTEFSVIELLYHKGDQPTQMIGKKVLLTSGSITYVVDKLVNKNYVIRKACPKDRRVTYAALTDSGMDLMNRIFPEHKLIMEKVFDQLEADEINETIEMLKRIGHRAKSL, encoded by the coding sequence ATGAAGATCGCCACAGATGAATTAAAAGCTGTTACTGTCATACTTCGTACCTCCCAAGCAATTCAAGAAGTCATTCGTAAAGATGTTTCAAATTATGGACTAAACCCAACAGAATTCTCTGTTATAGAGTTGTTGTATCACAAAGGTGATCAGCCGACACAAATGATTGGAAAAAAGGTGCTTCTAACAAGCGGCAGTATCACCTATGTCGTGGATAAGCTCGTGAATAAGAACTATGTGATTCGTAAAGCCTGTCCAAAGGATCGACGCGTAACCTATGCAGCACTAACCGATAGCGGTATGGATTTAATGAATCGAATATTTCCGGAGCATAAACTCATTATGGAAAAAGTTTTTGATCAATTAGAGGCCGATGAAATTAACGAGACAATCGAAATGTTAAAAAGGATTGGGCATAGAGCAAAAAGCCTTTAA
- a CDS encoding GyrI-like domain-containing protein, with amino-acid sequence METRIIEVKEFAVTGYGLQGPLEKIPGKWNFLNSKIAEKGIVADESFGVCLSMEGGIIHYIAGIKSHHAEKLTGTEEVIISAGKYIVAPVEGGIPAIPTIFNKLLELINYRMRDGYAIERYTHPENELIIEVWLPIE; translated from the coding sequence ATGGAAACTCGAATCATTGAGGTAAAAGAATTTGCTGTAACAGGATACGGTCTACAAGGACCACTCGAAAAAATTCCAGGTAAATGGAATTTTTTGAACTCAAAGATTGCAGAAAAGGGCATTGTCGCAGATGAATCATTCGGCGTGTGCTTATCCATGGAAGGGGGAATAATCCACTATATCGCGGGAATAAAATCTCATCACGCAGAAAAGTTGACTGGTACAGAAGAGGTAATCATTTCTGCTGGAAAATATATAGTTGCCCCAGTAGAAGGCGGAATCCCTGCAATTCCAACAATATTTAACAAACTATTGGAGCTAATAAATTACCGTATGCGCGATGGTTATGCCATTGAACGATACACTCATCCCGAAAACGAACTGATTATCGAAGTTTGGCTCCCGATTGAATGA
- a CDS encoding SRPBCC family protein, translating into MNTQITTKMKILKPANEIFEAIVDPEKMANYWFSSGTGRVEQGKTITWRYDEYNAEGIIYVSEVVENEKIVFSWGGEGQETVVIITLEKLDKSTTIIKVIESGLQENDPDIVNKMLGQKEGWVYMLTCLKGYLENGVNNLRASLVH; encoded by the coding sequence ATGAATACACAAATTACGACAAAAATGAAAATCTTAAAGCCGGCAAATGAAATATTCGAAGCGATTGTAGACCCTGAAAAAATGGCTAATTATTGGTTTTCATCGGGAACAGGAAGAGTAGAACAAGGAAAAACGATTACTTGGAGATATGATGAATACAATGCAGAAGGTATAATTTATGTATCAGAAGTCGTTGAAAATGAAAAAATCGTTTTCTCGTGGGGTGGAGAAGGTCAAGAAACCGTAGTAATAATTACTTTAGAAAAGTTGGATAAATCAACAACGATAATCAAGGTAATTGAATCTGGGTTACAAGAAAATGACCCAGACATCGTAAACAAAATGCTTGGTCAAAAAGAAGGATGGGTTTACATGTTGACTTGTTTGAAGGGGTATTTGGAAAATGGCGTAAACAATTTGAGGGCTTCGCTGGTTCATTAA